A stretch of the Acidobacteriota bacterium genome encodes the following:
- a CDS encoding magnesium transporter produces MPLPAPPPTRSTAVPAHEGFFVSEFLGETVRDVARQPVGKIRDLAVSTGVRSPFPKITGLLLRDRFDTFVLPWEDVAIFQRGTVRTRLMKDDLLHRPPSEDEIFLARHLLDKQIVDINGVKVVRVNDLKLDVVSGDLVLTAADVGVRGLVRRVFGAGITPRGGRLSDRSLPSRLIPWDSIQPLHPQLDRLETTLPQERLQRLHPADIADILSQVSGTERTGIFRRLDVETAAETLHELEPEMQAEILEDLPEEHASEILEQMPADEAADVLGEIEGEHARGLVQLMEKEAADEVTELLVHDENTAGGLMGTDFVTFPPHLSVRETLLRLRPIARDAEVLFYFYVVDEREILLGALSVRELLAADDDVTLEKVMTTPVRSVTPDVSADDVAETMSKYDLLALPVTDPEGVLMGIITIDDVVDRLHDMPRRHRRRLR; encoded by the coding sequence GTGCCGCTCCCCGCGCCGCCTCCGACCCGCTCGACCGCCGTTCCGGCGCACGAAGGGTTCTTCGTGTCCGAGTTCCTCGGCGAGACCGTGCGCGACGTGGCGCGCCAGCCCGTCGGCAAGATCCGCGACCTCGCGGTCTCGACCGGCGTCCGGTCGCCGTTCCCGAAGATCACGGGCCTCCTCCTCCGCGACCGTTTCGACACGTTCGTCCTCCCGTGGGAGGACGTCGCGATCTTCCAGCGCGGGACCGTGCGCACGCGGCTCATGAAGGACGACCTTCTGCACCGGCCGCCCAGCGAGGACGAGATCTTTCTCGCCCGCCACCTCCTCGACAAGCAGATCGTCGACATCAACGGCGTGAAGGTCGTGCGGGTGAACGACCTCAAGCTCGACGTCGTGTCCGGCGACCTCGTCCTCACGGCGGCCGACGTCGGCGTGCGCGGCCTCGTGCGGCGCGTCTTCGGCGCGGGCATCACGCCGCGCGGCGGACGGCTCTCGGATCGCTCCCTCCCTTCGCGCCTCATCCCGTGGGACTCGATCCAGCCGCTCCATCCCCAGCTCGACCGCCTCGAGACGACGCTTCCCCAGGAGAGGCTCCAGCGCCTTCACCCGGCGGACATCGCCGACATCCTCAGCCAGGTCTCGGGGACGGAGCGCACCGGGATCTTCCGCAGGCTCGACGTCGAGACCGCCGCCGAGACGCTGCACGAGCTGGAGCCCGAGATGCAGGCCGAGATCCTCGAGGACCTGCCCGAGGAGCACGCCTCGGAGATCCTCGAGCAGATGCCCGCGGACGAGGCGGCCGACGTCCTCGGCGAGATCGAGGGCGAGCACGCGCGCGGCCTCGTCCAGCTGATGGAGAAGGAGGCCGCCGACGAGGTCACGGAGCTCCTCGTTCACGACGAGAACACGGCCGGCGGCCTCATGGGAACCGACTTCGTGACGTTTCCGCCGCATCTCAGCGTCAGGGAGACGCTCCTCAGGCTGCGCCCCATCGCACGCGACGCCGAGGTCCTGTTCTACTTCTACGTCGTCGACGAGCGCGAGATCCTCCTCGGCGCGCTTTCGGTCCGCGAGCTCCTCGCCGCGGACGACGACGTCACGCTCGAGAAGGTGATGACGACGCCCGTGAGGAGCGTGACGCCCGACGTCTCGGCCGACGACGTGGCCGAGACGATGTCGAAGTACGACCTTCTCGCGCTGCCCGTCACGGACCCCGAGGGCGTCCTGATGGGGATCATCACGATCGACGACGTGGTCGACCGCCTCCACGACATGCCGCGGCGCCACCGCCGGAGGCTGCGGTGA
- a CDS encoding NAD(P)H-hydrate dehydratase, whose translation MRVVSADESRALDVRTIAAGTPGIVLMKRAANAAVREIAGVLGRRPSLAARVVVLAGPGNNGGDGFEVARLLMAGRLASSVETILLGNPLHLTPDARKTYHRLEQVGGAIREVNDARELEPLAVATLVVDALFGTGLKRRVAPDGLPARAIALASSGPAFVVSIDLPSGLSADEADAWVPSVRADLTVTFGWPKPCHVERRPAARCGRIAVADLGFVEPAEPAVREAVAVRDVAALFPRRAAESHKGTYGRLLVVGGSRGMAGAPALACRAAHRAGAGLVTAAVPDDVRAILHMLTPETTSVGGDADFARYSAIAVGPGWGEGSTARETLARAVAEPVPAVFDADALNLAGGAAFFAGRRVPTVLTPHPGEAGRLLGIPVEDVNADREAAAVRIARAADAVVVLKGFRPIVADPSGRAAPVLAGNAALASGGTGDVLTGVVGALLARGLSAWDAACAAAWLHGTAGDLLREAKGEESVTASDVVEALPDAFLLAREAAGG comes from the coding sequence GTGAGAGTCGTCTCGGCCGACGAGTCGCGCGCCCTCGACGTGCGGACGATCGCGGCCGGGACGCCCGGGATCGTCCTCATGAAGCGCGCCGCGAACGCGGCCGTGCGGGAGATCGCGGGCGTCCTCGGGCGCCGCCCGTCCCTCGCCGCGCGCGTCGTCGTCCTCGCGGGCCCGGGCAACAACGGCGGAGACGGCTTCGAGGTCGCGCGCCTCCTCATGGCGGGCCGGCTCGCGTCGAGCGTCGAGACGATTCTCCTCGGCAACCCGCTGCACCTCACGCCGGACGCGCGGAAGACGTACCACCGCCTCGAGCAGGTCGGGGGTGCGATCCGCGAGGTGAACGACGCGCGCGAGCTCGAGCCGCTGGCGGTCGCGACGCTCGTCGTCGACGCGCTGTTCGGGACGGGGCTCAAGCGCCGCGTCGCGCCCGACGGCCTGCCGGCGCGCGCGATCGCGCTCGCCTCGTCGGGCCCCGCCTTCGTCGTTTCGATCGACCTGCCTTCGGGCCTCTCGGCCGACGAAGCCGATGCGTGGGTTCCGTCCGTGCGGGCCGATCTCACCGTGACGTTCGGCTGGCCGAAACCCTGCCACGTGGAGCGCCGGCCGGCCGCGCGCTGCGGACGCATCGCCGTGGCGGATCTCGGCTTCGTCGAGCCCGCCGAGCCCGCCGTGCGCGAGGCCGTCGCGGTCCGCGACGTGGCCGCCCTCTTCCCGCGCCGGGCCGCCGAGTCGCACAAGGGCACGTACGGGCGCCTTCTCGTCGTGGGCGGCTCCCGCGGGATGGCCGGCGCGCCCGCGCTCGCGTGCCGCGCGGCTCACCGAGCCGGAGCGGGTCTCGTGACGGCGGCCGTCCCCGACGACGTGCGCGCGATCCTCCACATGCTGACGCCGGAGACGACGTCGGTCGGAGGAGATGCCGACTTCGCGCGGTACTCCGCGATCGCCGTCGGGCCGGGGTGGGGCGAGGGATCGACGGCGCGCGAGACGCTCGCGCGGGCCGTCGCCGAACCGGTCCCCGCGGTGTTCGACGCCGACGCCCTCAACCTCGCGGGCGGCGCCGCGTTTTTCGCCGGGCGCCGGGTCCCGACGGTTCTCACGCCTCATCCCGGCGAGGCGGGCCGCCTGCTCGGGATCCCCGTCGAGGACGTCAACGCCGACCGCGAGGCGGCAGCGGTGCGGATCGCCCGCGCGGCGGACGCGGTGGTCGTGCTGAAGGGTTTCCGCCCGATCGTCGCGGACCCGTCGGGCCGCGCGGCTCCCGTTCTCGCGGGCAATGCCGCTCTCGCCTCGGGCGGCACGGGCGACGTCCTCACGGGCGTGGTCGGGGCCCTTCTCGCGCGCGGCCTTTCCGCGTGGGACGCGGCGTGTGCCGCGGCGTGGCTGCACGGGACCGCCGGCGACCTCCTGCGCGAGGCAAAGGGGGAGGAGTCCGTCACGGCTTCCGACGTGGTCGAGGCGCTGCCGGACGCGTTCCTGCTCGCGCGCGAGGCCGCGGGCGGATGA
- a CDS encoding VWA domain-containing protein, giving the protein MMRTAPPASALAVLAAVLAGWAAAPRLAAQEKPGAGSAPFIAREGVSVTNLDVVVTDGKGNRITGLKKEDFIVVEDGVELPVSNFTAIEQGRFLLPPEEPAALAAPEAAPTPVAAPLPAPKTRIVIFIDNVHITPFDRNRVLRNVETFVRDAIKGDVEGMIVTFNRTLKVRRKFTNDGRDLSDILKQIEEESALGSQTDSERRDIIKAIDDSTTADQAVGRVRQYVQSLENDLKFTFDAMKTTINQLSGVEGRKILVHVSGGLPQSPGLELWSYVQARYPNSTSYSMGQFEFDKTTSYLGIIQAANSAGVSMYAIDAAGLSVDSNVTAENRTTSQRIDTFIEKNNLQNMLLLMAEETGGRAIINRNDVLIALKDMEKDYTSYYSLGYRSVRSGLDRPHKVDVKLKAKKGLTILARRSYVEKGFDTKVREAVTSALFFSRDDNPLGAALTVGDPVPDRGNFIVPILIKVPFSRIAMLPEGAKARGRLVFYFVVVDSEGKQSELTSQPVMVELDAKTLAAQSKRDFLYDVKLVMIPGGQKLSLAIRDDITNTTSYLQKAIFVSAFAGERPAKP; this is encoded by the coding sequence ATGATGCGAACTGCTCCTCCTGCGTCCGCCCTCGCCGTCCTTGCCGCCGTCCTTGCCGGCTGGGCCGCGGCGCCGCGCCTCGCCGCCCAGGAAAAACCGGGCGCCGGCTCGGCGCCGTTCATCGCCCGGGAGGGCGTCTCGGTGACGAACCTCGACGTCGTCGTGACCGACGGCAAGGGCAACCGGATCACGGGCCTGAAGAAAGAGGATTTCATCGTCGTCGAGGACGGGGTCGAGCTGCCGGTCTCGAATTTCACGGCGATCGAGCAGGGCCGTTTCCTCCTCCCGCCCGAGGAGCCGGCGGCCCTGGCGGCGCCCGAGGCTGCGCCCACCCCCGTCGCGGCGCCGCTGCCCGCCCCCAAGACGCGCATCGTCATCTTCATCGACAACGTCCACATCACGCCGTTCGACCGGAACCGGGTGCTGCGCAACGTCGAGACCTTCGTCCGCGACGCCATCAAGGGCGACGTCGAAGGGATGATCGTGACCTTCAACCGGACGCTCAAGGTCCGGCGGAAGTTCACGAACGACGGACGCGACCTCTCGGACATCCTCAAGCAGATCGAGGAGGAGTCGGCCCTCGGGTCGCAGACCGACTCCGAGCGCCGCGACATCATCAAGGCGATCGACGACTCGACCACGGCCGACCAGGCCGTCGGGCGCGTGCGTCAGTACGTGCAGTCGCTCGAGAACGACCTCAAGTTCACGTTCGACGCGATGAAGACCACGATCAATCAGCTCTCGGGTGTGGAGGGCCGCAAGATCCTCGTCCACGTGTCGGGCGGGCTGCCACAGTCGCCCGGCCTCGAGCTGTGGTCCTACGTCCAGGCCCGGTATCCGAACTCGACGTCCTACTCGATGGGACAGTTCGAGTTCGACAAGACCACGAGCTACCTCGGGATCATCCAGGCCGCGAACTCCGCGGGCGTCTCGATGTACGCGATCGACGCCGCGGGGCTCTCGGTCGACTCGAACGTGACGGCCGAGAATCGGACGACGTCCCAGAGGATCGACACCTTCATCGAGAAAAACAACCTCCAGAACATGCTTCTCCTGATGGCCGAGGAGACGGGCGGGCGCGCGATCATCAACCGCAACGACGTGCTGATCGCTCTCAAGGACATGGAGAAGGACTACACGTCCTACTACTCTCTCGGGTACCGCAGCGTGCGCTCGGGCCTGGACCGGCCGCACAAGGTCGACGTGAAGCTGAAGGCCAAGAAGGGCCTGACGATCCTCGCCCGCCGGAGCTACGTCGAGAAGGGCTTCGACACGAAGGTCCGCGAGGCCGTCACGTCGGCCCTCTTCTTCTCCCGCGACGACAATCCGCTCGGCGCGGCCCTGACCGTGGGCGATCCCGTCCCGGACCGCGGCAACTTCATCGTCCCGATTCTGATCAAGGTGCCGTTCTCGCGCATCGCGATGCTGCCCGAGGGGGCCAAGGCTCGCGGCCGGCTCGTCTTCTACTTCGTCGTGGTGGACTCCGAGGGCAAGCAGTCGGAGCTCACCTCCCAGCCCGTGATGGTGGAGCTCGACGCGAAGACGCTCGCTGCCCAGAGCAAGCGTGACTTTCTCTACGACGTGAAGCTCGTGATGATCCCGGGCGGCCAGAAGCTCTCGCTCGCGATCCGCGACGACATCACGAACACGACGAGCTACCTGCAGAAGGCGATTTTCGTCTCGGCGTTCGCGGGGGAGCGCCCGGCCAAGCCGTGA
- the tsaE gene encoding tRNA (adenosine(37)-N6)-threonylcarbamoyltransferase complex ATPase subunit type 1 TsaE, producing the protein MTPIPSGSEEETRRAGADLAKRLQPGDAVLIAGDLGAGKTVFVKGLAEGLGLDPDEVSSPSFALVHEYGPAGRPPVLVHADLYRLPGAGGGLEDLGLEARGGAILAVEWPRPPLTGLDAWRVRIDLAEGGARRIDVAPPEGRAL; encoded by the coding sequence ATGACGCCGATCCCGAGCGGGAGCGAAGAGGAAACGCGCCGGGCCGGGGCGGACCTCGCGAAGCGGCTCCAGCCGGGCGACGCGGTGCTGATCGCAGGGGACCTCGGTGCGGGAAAGACGGTCTTCGTGAAGGGCCTCGCCGAGGGCCTCGGACTCGACCCCGACGAGGTCTCCTCGCCGAGCTTCGCGCTCGTGCACGAGTACGGCCCAGCCGGGAGGCCTCCGGTCCTGGTGCATGCCGACCTCTACCGGCTGCCCGGCGCGGGTGGAGGCCTGGAGGACCTCGGGCTCGAAGCGCGCGGCGGCGCGATCCTCGCCGTCGAGTGGCCGCGCCCGCCGCTCACCGGCCTCGACGCGTGGCGCGTGAGGATCGACCTCGCGGAGGGCGGCGCGCGCCGGATCGACGTCGCGCCACCCGAAGGCCGCGCGCTCTAG
- a CDS encoding asparaginase, which translates to MAERGARGVPRSVPAVAVTRGGRVESVHRGSIAVVSEDGTLLASLGDPRQAVWLRSSAKPFQLAPFLAAGGEERFALSTEEIALAAASHSGEPAHTRLAAAMLAKGGFTESDLHCGAHPPMHEPSARAVWAAGESPTPLHNNCSGKHAAMLLACRLMGLDSAAYWRKGHPLQRRILASVARMTGVPAARIARAVDGCSVPVFRVPLASLARAYARLVGDGPRGESPAQASARRRIAGAMAAAPGMVAGTGRFTTDLMREFGGALVAKEGAEGVYAVGVPAALARRGGKAVGIAVKIADGAERGRDAVTVEVLAALGIAKGARLARLRRLAFKPVLNVRGDVVGDLRTLFRLGSA; encoded by the coding sequence ATGGCGGAACGCGGAGCGCGCGGCGTCCCTCGAAGCGTGCCGGCCGTCGCCGTGACGCGCGGCGGACGCGTCGAATCCGTGCACCGCGGCTCCATCGCCGTCGTTTCGGAGGACGGAACGCTCCTCGCCTCTCTCGGCGACCCGCGCCAGGCCGTGTGGCTGCGCTCCTCGGCCAAGCCGTTTCAGCTCGCCCCGTTCCTCGCCGCGGGCGGGGAAGAGCGCTTCGCCCTCTCGACCGAAGAGATCGCGCTCGCAGCCGCGTCGCACTCCGGGGAGCCCGCCCACACGCGCCTCGCCGCCGCAATGCTCGCGAAGGGCGGCTTTACGGAGAGCGACCTGCATTGCGGCGCGCATCCGCCCATGCACGAGCCGTCGGCCCGCGCCGTGTGGGCGGCCGGAGAGAGCCCGACGCCCCTCCACAACAACTGCTCGGGCAAGCACGCCGCCATGCTCCTCGCGTGCCGCCTGATGGGCCTCGATTCCGCCGCGTACTGGAGGAAGGGGCACCCGCTTCAGAGACGGATCCTCGCCTCGGTCGCCCGCATGACGGGCGTTCCCGCCGCGCGGATCGCGCGCGCCGTCGACGGCTGCTCGGTGCCCGTCTTCCGGGTGCCGCTCGCCTCGCTCGCGCGCGCCTACGCCCGCCTCGTCGGAGACGGGCCGCGCGGCGAGAGCCCGGCGCAAGCGTCGGCGCGCCGCCGGATCGCGGGAGCGATGGCGGCGGCGCCCGGGATGGTGGCCGGAACCGGCCGCTTCACGACGGATCTCATGCGCGAGTTCGGCGGCGCTCTCGTCGCGAAGGAGGGCGCCGAAGGCGTCTACGCCGTCGGCGTGCCCGCGGCCCTCGCGCGGCGTGGCGGGAAGGCCGTCGGGATCGCCGTGAAGATCGCGGACGGCGCCGAGCGGGGGCGCGACGCCGTCACCGTCGAGGTCCTCGCCGCGCTGGGGATCGCGAAGGGAGCGCGCCTCGCGCGCCTCAGGAGGCTCGCGTTCAAGCCGGTTCTCAACGTGCGCGGGGACGTCGTGGGCGACCTCCGCACCCTGTTCCGGCTCGGGAGCGCCTGA
- a CDS encoding tetratricopeptide repeat protein, which translates to MTTNRTGGRKGQRLAAAALVLLSFAAAGCDKFKSKQLIREGNAYFKEQLYEDALKKYEQAQALDPGEVRLDKFVAMGNMALYNPGSTHPKDVAALTKSIEHFKKYLAARPDDDKAAKFLVTTYMNAQKYDEAIGYFKDFIASHPKDAQAVQTVAMLYAKKGDYENSIDWQKKRAVLEPTNADVFYTMGVTAWQKSYDSPGNDVSPEHGLTPEKRKEILDFGMGSLDKAIELNPDYFEAMLYKNLVYRQYARIEGDPAKVAELTAKATEWQTKALEIRKKVQDKLKLEQANKNPLEAM; encoded by the coding sequence ATGACGACGAATCGGACCGGCGGAAGGAAGGGGCAGCGGCTCGCAGCGGCGGCGCTCGTCCTCCTCTCTTTCGCGGCGGCCGGCTGCGACAAGTTCAAGAGCAAGCAGCTCATTCGGGAAGGGAACGCGTACTTCAAGGAGCAGCTCTACGAGGACGCCCTGAAGAAGTACGAGCAGGCCCAGGCCCTCGACCCCGGCGAAGTGCGCCTCGACAAGTTCGTGGCGATGGGGAACATGGCCCTCTACAACCCGGGCTCGACGCATCCCAAGGACGTCGCGGCCCTCACGAAGTCGATCGAGCACTTCAAGAAGTACCTCGCGGCGCGCCCCGACGACGACAAGGCCGCGAAGTTCCTCGTCACGACGTACATGAACGCCCAGAAGTACGACGAGGCGATCGGGTACTTCAAGGACTTCATCGCGAGCCACCCGAAGGACGCTCAGGCCGTCCAGACCGTCGCGATGCTCTACGCGAAGAAGGGCGACTACGAGAACTCGATCGACTGGCAGAAGAAGCGCGCAGTCCTCGAGCCGACGAACGCCGACGTCTTCTACACGATGGGCGTCACGGCGTGGCAGAAATCCTACGACTCTCCGGGTAACGACGTCTCCCCCGAGCACGGCCTCACGCCGGAGAAGCGCAAGGAAATCCTCGACTTCGGCATGGGCTCGCTGGACAAGGCGATCGAGCTCAACCCCGACTACTTCGAGGCGATGCTTTACAAGAACCTGGTCTATCGCCAGTACGCCCGGATCGAGGGCGACCCGGCCAAGGTCGCCGAGCTCACGGCGAAGGCCACCGAGTGGCAGACGAAGGCGCTCGAAATCCGCAAGAAGGTCCAGGACAAGCTGAAGCTCGAGCAGGCGAACAAAAACCCGCTCGAGGCGATGTAG
- a CDS encoding TIGR04282 family arsenosugar biosynthesis glycosyltransferase — protein sequence MIGPVRRVILFAREPVAGQVKTRLAREIGAGPAASLYGAFLQDLAAALPDPARWDSVLAHAEFEPGPFLVGTFRGPWDLLPQGDGSLGERMARAVVRSRMEGRRDVVIAGSDAPTLGRDDLVAAFAALEEKADVVFAPAPDGGYSLVGLAGSWDFKDFFEGVRWSTAHALDDSRRSAEAKGARVALLATVPDVDELKDLVALSPWFSADPNLAPATRRALGLLGGAGRP from the coding sequence ATGATCGGACCCGTCCGGCGCGTCATCCTCTTCGCCCGCGAGCCCGTGGCGGGGCAGGTCAAGACGCGCCTCGCGCGCGAGATCGGCGCCGGGCCCGCGGCGTCGCTCTACGGGGCATTCCTGCAGGACCTCGCCGCGGCGCTGCCCGACCCGGCGCGCTGGGACTCGGTCCTCGCGCACGCCGAGTTCGAGCCCGGCCCGTTTCTCGTCGGGACGTTTCGTGGCCCATGGGACCTGCTTCCGCAGGGGGACGGCTCGCTCGGCGAGCGGATGGCGCGGGCCGTCGTGCGCTCGCGCATGGAGGGGCGCCGCGACGTCGTGATCGCGGGCAGCGACGCGCCGACGCTGGGACGCGACGACCTCGTGGCGGCGTTCGCGGCGCTCGAGGAAAAAGCCGACGTCGTCTTCGCGCCGGCGCCGGACGGGGGCTACTCTCTCGTGGGCCTCGCGGGCAGCTGGGACTTCAAGGATTTCTTCGAAGGAGTGCGATGGTCCACGGCGCACGCCCTCGACGACTCGCGTCGCTCGGCGGAAGCGAAGGGGGCGCGCGTGGCCCTCCTCGCGACGGTTCCGGACGTCGATGAACTGAAGGACCTCGTGGCCCTTTCTCCCTGGTTTTCGGCAGACCCGAATCTCGCGCCGGCGACGCGGCGGGCGCTCGGTCTGCTCGGCGGCGCGGGGCGGCCGTGA
- a CDS encoding outer membrane beta-barrel protein has translation MRFRLLALAGCLAIAAAAGTAAAQDRSGTFEISPFGGGYFGGTLYDSGKGTVDVGSDWAYGGRFAYNVNRVFGIEFDWTHAASDLEGYGHSSSGRVGRLTQDVYEANAIFTWGSRRALGYFGVGGGVAVLKTEFNNSASTSDTRFTGNMSLGFKGFVTPRFGFRIDGRWRFTDTPYTTNTGTTCDYYGYCYHYHTTWYYSGELTAGLVFAF, from the coding sequence ATGCGATTCCGTCTTCTCGCCCTCGCCGGGTGTCTTGCAATCGCCGCGGCCGCGGGCACGGCCGCCGCACAGGACCGCAGCGGCACGTTCGAGATCTCGCCGTTCGGCGGCGGCTACTTCGGCGGGACCCTCTACGACTCGGGAAAAGGCACCGTGGACGTCGGCTCCGACTGGGCTTACGGCGGCCGCTTCGCTTACAACGTGAACCGCGTGTTCGGCATCGAGTTCGACTGGACGCACGCGGCGTCGGACCTCGAAGGCTACGGCCACTCGTCGTCCGGCAGGGTCGGGCGCCTCACTCAGGACGTCTACGAGGCGAACGCGATCTTCACTTGGGGTTCGCGCCGCGCGCTCGGGTACTTCGGGGTGGGAGGCGGAGTCGCCGTCCTCAAGACCGAGTTCAACAACTCGGCCTCCACGAGCGACACGCGGTTCACGGGCAACATGTCGCTCGGCTTCAAGGGCTTCGTGACGCCGCGCTTCGGCTTCCGGATCGACGGCCGGTGGCGCTTCACGGACACCCCGTACACGACGAACACCGGGACCACCTGCGACTACTACGGCTACTGCTACCACTACCACACGACGTGGTACTACAGCGGCGAGCTCACCGCCGGCCTGGTCTTCGCCTTCTAG
- a CDS encoding DUF502 domain-containing protein, whose protein sequence is MTLHVRRHLTAGILLIVPIAATAAVLRVLFGFFDDWMQPLAREIFGRPIPGLGLLLTVLLVWIAGVLSTNFAGKKLLELFDRLLENLPLVRTVYTASKQLVDAFSPGGRRAFRKVVLVEFPKKGTFALGFVTGDGLAPLPGDMISIYVPTALNPTSGFLVFARESDILDPRLSVEEGIKLVVSGGVVRPPGN, encoded by the coding sequence ATGACGCTCCACGTGCGCCGGCACCTCACGGCCGGCATCCTCCTGATCGTCCCCATCGCCGCGACGGCCGCCGTCCTCCGGGTCCTGTTCGGCTTCTTCGACGACTGGATGCAGCCGCTCGCGCGGGAGATCTTCGGGCGCCCGATCCCGGGCCTGGGACTCCTTCTCACCGTCCTTCTCGTGTGGATTGCGGGCGTTTTGTCGACGAACTTCGCCGGGAAGAAACTCCTTGAACTTTTCGACCGCCTCTTGGAAAATCTCCCCCTCGTCAGGACGGTCTACACGGCCTCGAAGCAGCTCGTGGATGCCTTCTCGCCGGGCGGGCGCCGCGCATTCCGCAAAGTGGTGCTTGTCGAATTTCCGAAGAAGGGAACCTTCGCGTTGGGTTTCGTCACAGGCGACGGTCTCGCCCCCCTCCCGGGCGACATGATTTCCATCTACGTGCCGACGGCTCTGAACCCGACGAGCGGATTTCTGGTGTTTGCCCGGGAAAGCGATATTCTCGACCCTCGCCTCTCGGTGGAAGAGGGGATCAAGCTCGTCGTTTCGGGCGGCGTGGTGAGGCCGCCCGGGAACTGA
- a CDS encoding Nramp family divalent metal transporter: MAPAAESAPRPEVRSWRRRLTVFLAILGPGFITANVDNDAGGIATYSIAGAHFGYSLLWTLLPITVALIVVQEMSARLGAITGKGLGELIRENYGLRTTFYLMVALLVTDIGNTVAEFAGWAAALEIFGIPRWVSVPIGAFVVWWLVVKGNYKTVEKIFLIACTVYLTYVASALFAKPVWTDVLKQTFEPKIESSAAWILMIIGIVGTTIAPWMQFYLQSSIVEKRIGPEEYRYSRWDVIVGCVVAAGVAFFIIVACGATLFPKGIRIEGAEQAALALKPLAGKWAGTLFAFGLANASLFAASILPLATAYSICEALGFEAGVNKSWAEAPQFNTLYTSMIVIGAGVILIPGVPLFPVLFLSQVLNGLLLPFVLFFVVLLVNRVDLMGTYVNGRVWNWIAWGTVGVMVLLTLVLLVATIWPGLFPAA, translated from the coding sequence ATCGCCCCGGCCGCGGAATCGGCGCCGCGCCCGGAGGTCCGGAGCTGGCGCCGCCGCCTCACCGTCTTCCTCGCGATCCTCGGCCCCGGGTTCATCACCGCGAACGTCGACAACGACGCCGGCGGCATCGCGACATACTCGATCGCCGGCGCCCACTTCGGGTATTCGCTCCTCTGGACGCTCCTTCCGATCACGGTCGCCCTCATCGTCGTCCAGGAAATGTCCGCAAGGCTCGGCGCGATCACGGGCAAGGGCCTCGGCGAGCTCATCCGCGAGAACTACGGCCTGCGCACGACCTTCTACCTGATGGTCGCCCTCCTCGTCACGGACATCGGGAACACCGTCGCGGAGTTCGCGGGCTGGGCCGCGGCGCTCGAGATCTTCGGGATCCCGCGCTGGGTCTCCGTCCCGATCGGGGCCTTCGTCGTCTGGTGGCTCGTCGTGAAGGGCAATTACAAGACGGTCGAGAAGATCTTCCTGATCGCGTGCACCGTCTACCTCACGTACGTCGCCTCCGCGCTCTTTGCGAAGCCCGTCTGGACCGACGTTCTCAAGCAGACGTTCGAGCCGAAGATCGAGTCGAGCGCCGCATGGATCCTCATGATCATCGGCATCGTCGGGACGACGATCGCGCCCTGGATGCAGTTCTACCTGCAGTCCTCCATCGTCGAGAAGCGCATCGGGCCCGAGGAGTACCGGTACTCGCGCTGGGACGTCATCGTGGGCTGCGTCGTCGCGGCCGGCGTTGCGTTCTTCATCATCGTCGCCTGCGGCGCGACGCTCTTTCCGAAGGGAATCCGGATCGAAGGCGCCGAGCAGGCCGCGCTCGCGCTGAAGCCGCTCGCGGGCAAGTGGGCCGGCACCCTGTTCGCCTTCGGGCTCGCGAACGCTTCGCTCTTCGCGGCGTCGATCCTCCCCCTCGCCACGGCGTACTCCATCTGCGAGGCCCTCGGCTTCGAGGCCGGCGTCAACAAGTCGTGGGCCGAGGCGCCCCAGTTCAACACGCTCTACACGTCCATGATCGTGATCGGGGCGGGCGTCATCCTGATCCCCGGCGTCCCGCTCTTCCCCGTCCTCTTCCTGTCCCAGGTCCTGAACGGCCTGCTCCTCCCGTTCGTGCTCTTCTTCGTCGTCCTCCTCGTGAACCGGGTCGACCTGATGGGGACGTACGTGAACGGCCGCGTCTGGAACTGGATCGCGTGGGGGACCGTCGGCGTCATGGTCCTGCTGACGCTCGTCCTCCTCGTGGCGACGATCTGGCCCGGTTTGTTCCCCGCGGCGTAG